A window from Mogibacterium neglectum encodes these proteins:
- a CDS encoding glycoside hydrolase family 25 protein: protein MNSNTKGYIISHKDSLLTVISRITALIVALFLLVFFASSSAFAGTSLPSTPPDREGYYEFLGIDVSEWQGNIDWKAVKSDGVNYAFIRAGATTSSNFDFKTDSKFDVNMEGAKAAGIARGVYWYSQATNEDEAIAEAKKLVALAKKYDLELPLVMDLEFSDGRFDNAYTSWRANGSEYAKKRMTAVADAFLSYCRSQGYPASIYLSTSLAGSTTGVDTTNLVNNSNEVWIAHYSSNLSASSDYTMWQFTSTGRVDGIKGKVDYDVMYVDKKAVKAGSPGLNAEASNDMLKYTGGPVTININLTDNGKSLALNKDYTVSYINNINTGTAYALVKGKGDYIGYKEVIPFKIGDEDILNSTELEPSKVVTSVKGGKTSVKFTAASGRVDNYRIEYRNTDSDEWNSVMTDGKTEYVIDGTPKQIRVSSVLGKDIYGLALPDNSQKYEIIDGSVEADYKLSGQSLLNGDKFKKINEEVSGDVVI, encoded by the coding sequence ATGAATTCAAACACCAAAGGATATATTATATCGCATAAAGATTCTTTGTTAACTGTCATTAGCCGTATTACTGCTTTGATAGTGGCTTTATTTCTATTGGTGTTTTTTGCTTCTAGTTCGGCATTTGCAGGCACATCGCTACCGAGCACACCTCCGGATAGAGAGGGTTATTATGAATTTCTCGGAATAGATGTATCTGAATGGCAGGGCAATATCGACTGGAAAGCAGTAAAGAGCGATGGTGTAAATTATGCATTTATCAGGGCTGGTGCGACTACATCATCTAATTTTGATTTCAAAACAGATTCAAAGTTCGATGTAAACATGGAGGGAGCTAAGGCAGCAGGAATCGCACGGGGAGTATATTGGTATTCGCAGGCTACAAACGAAGATGAAGCTATTGCTGAAGCTAAGAAGTTAGTTGCGCTTGCTAAGAAATATGACTTAGAGCTACCGCTAGTTATGGACCTGGAATTCTCCGACGGCAGATTCGATAATGCCTACACTTCTTGGCGTGCAAACGGAAGTGAGTATGCAAAGAAACGAATGACCGCAGTTGCTGATGCCTTTTTGTCATATTGTCGTTCACAGGGATACCCTGCATCAATATATCTTTCAACATCCCTAGCGGGAAGCACCACGGGAGTGGATACTACAAATCTTGTCAACAATTCCAACGAGGTTTGGATTGCTCATTATTCGAGCAATCTTTCGGCATCATCTGATTACACGATGTGGCAATTTACAAGCACGGGAAGAGTAGATGGCATCAAAGGTAAGGTGGACTACGACGTTATGTATGTAGATAAGAAAGCCGTGAAAGCAGGTAGTCCGGGTCTTAATGCAGAAGCATCAAATGACATGCTTAAGTATACAGGCGGTCCTGTTACAATCAATATTAATCTTACTGATAATGGAAAATCACTGGCACTAAATAAGGATTATACCGTTTCTTATATTAATAATATAAATACTGGCACAGCATATGCGTTAGTCAAGGGAAAGGGTGATTATATAGGTTATAAAGAGGTTATACCTTTCAAGATCGGTGATGAGGATATTCTTAATTCCACTGAACTTGAACCGTCTAAGGTTGTAACGAGTGTAAAGGGTGGAAAGACAAGTGTGAAGTTTACAGCTGCAAGCGGCAGGGTAGACAACTATAGGATTGAGTACAGAAATACCGATTCTGACGAATGGAATTCGGTGATGACTGATGGTAAGACCGAGTATGTTATAGATGGGACACCTAAACAGATAAGAGTATCCTCTGTCTTGGGAAAAGATATTTATGGTTTAGCTTTACCAGATAATTCGCAGAAATACGAGATTATTGATGGCTCTGTAGAGGCTGATTACAAGCTCAGTGGACAGTCTCTATTAAATGGCGATAAGTTTAAAAAGATTAATGAGGAGGTAAGTGGCGATGTCGTCATCTAA
- a CDS encoding NUDIX hydrolase, translating into MNEIKRLKTALLNDPGAESTSKSFGVLIPIMETPHGLSVLFEVRARNLRRQPGEICFPGGSTMKDEPATDAAIREASEELLIAPSSIEVLDELDVVNVYSGDTLQPVVGLLKDYDYTFSSDEVAEVFTVPLTFFLETQPERYNVAMRSVPVEGFPYDRIEGGKTYAWDSSYRSIYFYKYDGRNIWGLTAGIINDFIEKLRRGGYFKK; encoded by the coding sequence ATGAATGAGATTAAGAGATTAAAAACAGCGTTACTGAATGATCCTGGGGCGGAGTCTACATCTAAAAGCTTCGGTGTTCTAATTCCTATAATGGAGACTCCGCATGGTCTATCGGTATTGTTTGAGGTGCGTGCCAGGAATCTGAGGAGGCAGCCAGGTGAGATATGTTTTCCTGGAGGCAGCACCATGAAGGACGAGCCTGCTACTGATGCTGCTATTAGGGAGGCGAGCGAGGAGCTCCTTATCGCCCCATCCAGCATCGAAGTTCTTGATGAGCTAGATGTCGTGAATGTGTATTCAGGCGACACCCTGCAGCCGGTGGTGGGTCTGCTCAAGGATTATGACTACACATTTTCTTCCGATGAAGTGGCCGAGGTATTCACGGTACCACTGACATTCTTTTTAGAGACACAACCAGAACGCTATAACGTAGCGATGAGGAGCGTGCCAGTCGAAGGCTTTCCCTATGACAGAATCGAAGGAGGGAAAACCTACGCCTGGGATTCTAGTTATAGAAGCATATATTTCTACAAATACGATGGTAGAAATATATGGGGACTTACAGCAGGGATTATAAACGACTTTATAGAGAAACTAAGGCGAGGTGGATATTTCAAGAAGTAG
- a CDS encoding phosphoenolpyruvate carboxykinase (ATP) — translation MKDRIYLNDNEVILNFDLVYPETSLEVIKSKEFKVFMQSYIAHLEETDSKLYNWATQGKSLQTAIEALSTFARQTLVFSAEEIESPYIEDRTLALSFVEGMYDFWKAHERYSVTTDRRRESSSTTFVHADSSHNQLIMATYRRIEETLMGRANKIYRQQPAGTNAALSLYKNESFKLSSRYELLRKVKFIDSIMLRTPMILHPKSNKREWAFQQVYENPLDTFKGNSDEFFCFPAKVGDLTVFVYFHRDFMSNGVSLANLFELASKKEASKKPDCVLIFGNDDGKNACTFYHDEEENIWVGSVTYNEKISYFGYMKKTVLTLHNVAMMQKGWLPIHGAFVNITLKNGKSKGICLMGDSGAGKSETIEALKSLGNEKIKNIEIVFDDMGTFHVEDGTVYAKGTEIGAFVRLDDLDPGTPYRDMNRSIFFNPDLSNARVITPAAPYSVVTDNHHVDLFAYANNYDEDLGLHQFNNLDDAKTVFVEGKRMAKGTTQEVGLSTTYFANPFGPMQQQEICDPIIDKVYQCLKDNGVFIGEVYTHLGRDPEDRDSIVKGAEELLKFIEEN, via the coding sequence ATGAAAGATAGAATTTATCTAAACGATAATGAAGTCATTTTGAACTTTGATTTAGTATACCCTGAGACTAGTCTAGAGGTTATTAAGTCTAAGGAATTCAAGGTGTTTATGCAGAGTTATATAGCTCATCTCGAGGAGACTGATTCAAAGCTTTATAATTGGGCAACACAGGGTAAGTCGCTACAGACGGCTATCGAGGCGCTATCTACATTTGCACGTCAGACATTAGTTTTTTCTGCAGAGGAGATTGAATCACCTTATATTGAAGATAGAACGTTAGCACTTTCGTTCGTAGAAGGCATGTATGACTTCTGGAAGGCTCACGAGAGGTACTCAGTTACAACAGATAGAAGAAGAGAATCGAGCTCAACAACATTTGTACATGCTGATTCTTCTCATAATCAGCTTATTATGGCTACATATAGACGCATCGAAGAAACTCTGATGGGCCGTGCAAATAAGATATACCGTCAGCAGCCTGCAGGAACTAACGCAGCACTATCATTATATAAGAACGAATCATTTAAGCTTAGCTCTCGCTATGAGTTGCTGAGAAAGGTTAAGTTTATCGACTCTATTATGCTTCGTACGCCAATGATTCTACATCCTAAATCGAATAAGCGTGAATGGGCATTCCAGCAGGTATATGAGAATCCACTGGATACATTTAAGGGTAATAGTGATGAATTTTTCTGTTTCCCTGCCAAGGTTGGAGATCTGACAGTTTTCGTTTACTTCCACAGAGATTTTATGTCAAATGGAGTTTCGTTAGCTAACCTGTTTGAGCTTGCATCCAAGAAGGAGGCTTCAAAGAAACCTGACTGTGTGCTGATTTTCGGTAACGATGATGGCAAGAATGCATGCACCTTCTACCACGATGAAGAGGAGAATATCTGGGTAGGCTCTGTTACATATAACGAGAAGATTTCTTACTTCGGATACATGAAGAAGACCGTTCTCACACTCCATAACGTTGCGATGATGCAGAAGGGGTGGTTACCAATTCACGGTGCATTTGTAAATATTACTCTCAAGAATGGAAAGAGCAAGGGTATCTGCCTCATGGGAGACTCAGGAGCTGGAAAGTCTGAAACTATTGAAGCTCTAAAGTCGCTTGGTAATGAGAAGATTAAGAATATAGAAATCGTGTTTGACGACATGGGAACATTCCATGTTGAAGATGGTACGGTATACGCAAAGGGTACTGAAATAGGAGCGTTTGTGAGACTTGATGATCTCGATCCAGGTACACCTTATCGTGATATGAATAGATCTATATTCTTTAACCCGGATTTATCAAATGCGAGAGTTATTACGCCAGCAGCTCCTTACTCAGTAGTTACAGATAATCATCACGTTGACCTCTTCGCGTATGCAAATAACTACGATGAAGACCTCGGACTACATCAGTTCAATAACCTTGATGATGCAAAGACTGTATTCGTTGAGGGTAAGAGAATGGCTAAGGGCACAACACAGGAGGTTGGACTATCTACAACTTATTTTGCTAACCCATTCGGTCCAATGCAGCAGCAGGAAATCTGTGACCCTATCATCGATAAGGTATATCAGTGCCTAAAGGACAACGGCGTATTTATCGGAGAAGTTTACACTCACCTCGGTAGAGATCCGGAGGACAGAGATAGTATCGTGAAGGGCGCAGAGGAGCTTCTAAAGTTTATCGAAGAGAACTAA
- the hslO gene encoding Hsp33 family molecular chaperone HslO, producing MDNKDYIVRASLANDSVRAFAISSTHLVAEARERHKTLPVVTAALGRLLSAGAIMGSMMKGDKDIVTISLKGDGPAGYITVTADSHGHVKGFPGNPNVDIPRKYVRKLDVGAAVGRGLLTVSYDFGLKEPYSGQVEIQTGEIAEDLAYYFTVSEQLPSAVGLGIMVDTDSSVKHAGGFIVQLLPDAPEDVIELLEKKLANLEPVTTMMEQGMAPEDMLLHIFEGVDIEFTERHDVEFYCDCSKEKVKRALDAISDKDLQDIVNDGEDIEVKCYFCNTAYKFSIADINDILSSRKID from the coding sequence ATGGATAATAAGGACTATATAGTAAGGGCGAGCCTTGCAAATGATAGCGTTAGAGCTTTCGCTATCAGCTCTACTCATCTCGTGGCTGAAGCAAGAGAGCGTCATAAAACACTGCCCGTAGTGACGGCAGCCCTAGGCAGACTGCTATCAGCAGGGGCTATAATGGGCAGCATGATGAAAGGTGATAAGGATATAGTGACGATTTCTCTTAAGGGCGATGGTCCTGCAGGATACATAACCGTCACAGCGGATAGTCATGGTCATGTCAAAGGATTTCCAGGAAATCCAAATGTTGATATCCCGCGCAAGTATGTCAGGAAACTCGATGTCGGTGCTGCAGTAGGAAGAGGTCTTCTAACAGTTAGCTACGATTTCGGATTAAAGGAGCCGTATAGCGGTCAGGTAGAGATTCAAACTGGAGAGATTGCTGAAGATCTCGCATACTATTTTACTGTGTCGGAACAGCTACCATCAGCAGTTGGTCTAGGGATCATGGTAGATACAGATAGCAGCGTAAAGCATGCTGGAGGCTTCATTGTGCAGCTCTTACCAGATGCTCCTGAGGATGTGATTGAACTCCTGGAGAAGAAGTTAGCTAATCTGGAACCTGTAACAACTATGATGGAGCAGGGGATGGCACCTGAAGACATGCTTTTACATATATTTGAAGGCGTAGATATTGAGTTTACGGAGAGACACGACGTGGAGTTCTACTGTGACTGCTCCAAGGAGAAGGTAAAGAGAGCGCTAGACGCAATTAGCGATAAGGATCTACAGGATATCGTGAATGATGGTGAAGATATCGAGGTTAAATGCTATTTCTGCAATACCGCATACAAATTTAGTATAGCTGACATAAATGACATACTTTCGTCGAGAAAAATCGATTAA
- a CDS encoding CorA family divalent cation transporter, with product MIRLISSHEEKRDFLESLDEKSNEKIRALREYAFRGIADELILGFRTEDDNSALIITSQNECVLITEDAKLIDCVSKVNSKDPRDELLELMLEYSSNDIYELENLESSIVDMEEELFGGARPDKAGLKQIVVRRKEIMFKKQYYERMELLTDDLAELDKMFSYLDKRFDKLYSFILRVQEYLNHVSEMYQAQIDIEQNNLMKFFTVVTSIFAPLTLITGWYGMNLKLPEFGWRFGYIYVSVLSLSVVLGLIYVFKKKRIL from the coding sequence ATGATTAGATTAATAAGTTCACATGAAGAAAAACGAGACTTTTTAGAATCGCTAGATGAAAAATCTAACGAGAAAATTAGAGCACTTAGGGAGTATGCGTTCCGAGGCATTGCTGATGAGCTTATTTTAGGATTTCGCACTGAAGATGATAATTCAGCACTTATAATCACATCTCAGAATGAATGCGTTCTTATAACGGAAGATGCAAAGCTTATAGACTGTGTATCAAAGGTTAATAGCAAAGATCCGCGCGATGAACTGCTCGAATTGATGTTAGAGTATTCATCGAATGACATATATGAGCTTGAGAATCTTGAGTCGAGTATTGTAGACATGGAGGAAGAACTATTTGGAGGCGCTAGACCTGATAAAGCAGGGCTCAAACAAATTGTGGTTAGACGAAAGGAAATCATGTTCAAGAAGCAATATTATGAAAGAATGGAGCTTCTTACAGATGACCTAGCAGAGCTGGATAAAATGTTTTCATACTTAGATAAGAGATTTGATAAGCTCTATAGTTTTATTCTCAGGGTTCAAGAATATCTTAATCACGTCAGTGAGATGTACCAAGCGCAGATAGATATAGAACAGAATAACTTGATGAAGTTCTTTACGGTCGTGACCAGTATTTTTGCACCGCTAACACTCATTACAGGATGGTACGGTATGAATCTGAAGCTACCAGAATTCGGGTGGCGTTTTGGATACATATACGTATCTGTACTCAGTTTAAGTGTGGTACTGGGTCTTATATACGTGTTTAAAAAGAAGAGGATACTTTAG
- a CDS encoding Mur ligase family protein yields MNTKEIVSRLEYKLLKGSLDQAVTGICFDSRKVKPGDVFVCIRGASFDSHDALLQIDSGNPALIIVDESCELDISAVSSTVIATSDTRHAKAVVSAAFYGYPAEKLKMIGVTGSKGKTTVTTMIMASLREAGYRAASIGSNGVNLDDEVLEVANTTPDSDQMQKFLSIMVSKGIEYAVLECSSQGLMQRRTDMINFDVGVFLNIQHGDHVGTDEHPTFENYAYCKSLLLQQCNTGIVNLDDENIDFIVKNATCNLITVGHDGIHKKTDKLGSRPDYAISEPHTKECNGFIGEEFKLSGMLNDTVFVNMPGEFVPLNGAATIATIEALGIPTDAAKKALSHIHINGRVDMIYRTDALSVCIDSAHTRESTRAVLEALRAYNPKRLVCVFGAGGNRDIERRIGMGESSGKYADFSIITTEHNRFEPFETILEGVKSGLEPTGGKYMVIENRPEAIHYAITQSEPGDLVAIIGLGDDKYQHINGVNVPQDDDKCARKAIKEWEENKTN; encoded by the coding sequence ATGAACACAAAAGAAATTGTATCGAGATTAGAATACAAATTACTAAAAGGGTCACTTGACCAAGCCGTGACAGGTATCTGTTTCGACAGCAGAAAAGTAAAGCCAGGCGATGTCTTTGTATGCATTCGCGGCGCATCATTTGACTCTCACGATGCACTTCTGCAGATCGATAGTGGCAATCCTGCCCTCATCATAGTAGATGAGAGCTGCGAGCTCGACATATCAGCTGTAAGCTCAACTGTAATTGCAACCTCGGATACAAGACATGCTAAAGCTGTGGTTTCAGCAGCATTTTATGGTTATCCAGCGGAAAAGCTCAAGATGATTGGCGTTACTGGATCAAAGGGTAAGACTACTGTTACAACGATGATTATGGCATCGTTAAGAGAAGCAGGCTATAGAGCAGCATCAATAGGCTCAAATGGGGTGAACTTAGATGATGAAGTTCTAGAAGTTGCCAACACCACACCTGACTCTGACCAGATGCAGAAATTTCTTTCTATCATGGTATCAAAAGGTATAGAATACGCAGTTCTCGAGTGCTCATCACAAGGTCTTATGCAGCGTAGAACTGATATGATTAATTTTGATGTCGGTGTATTTCTCAATATTCAGCATGGAGACCATGTTGGAACAGATGAACACCCTACTTTTGAAAACTATGCATATTGTAAAAGTCTCCTGCTACAACAGTGTAATACGGGCATCGTTAATCTGGATGATGAAAATATTGATTTCATCGTAAAAAATGCAACATGTAATCTAATTACTGTCGGTCATGATGGAATACATAAGAAAACGGATAAGCTCGGCAGCAGACCAGATTATGCAATCTCAGAGCCTCATACCAAGGAATGTAACGGATTTATAGGTGAAGAGTTTAAACTTTCAGGCATGCTTAATGACACTGTATTTGTAAACATGCCCGGTGAGTTCGTTCCGCTAAATGGTGCAGCTACAATCGCTACTATAGAAGCTCTCGGAATACCTACAGATGCGGCGAAAAAAGCTCTTTCTCATATCCATATTAACGGCAGAGTTGATATGATTTACCGCACAGATGCCCTAAGTGTATGCATTGACTCTGCTCACACCAGAGAGAGCACGAGAGCTGTTCTCGAAGCACTTAGAGCATATAATCCAAAGAGGCTCGTATGTGTATTTGGCGCTGGGGGAAACAGAGATATTGAGAGAAGAATCGGAATGGGTGAATCATCTGGGAAATATGCCGACTTCTCCATTATTACTACTGAGCACAACAGGTTTGAGCCGTTTGAAACTATACTTGAAGGCGTTAAGTCTGGCCTTGAGCCAACCGGTGGAAAGTACATGGTTATAGAGAATAGACCAGAGGCTATACACTATGCGATTACTCAGTCCGAACCAGGCGACCTCGTTGCTATCATCGGTCTTGGTGACGATAAATACCAGCATATAAACGGTGTTAACGTTCCTCAGGATGACGATAAGTGTGCTAGAAAAGCGATTAAAGAGTGGGAAGAAAATAAAACCAATTAG
- a CDS encoding threonine aldolase family protein — protein sequence MIRFDNDYSRSAHPKIIEALSEDMYNSYTGYGLDSWCEIASDEIRKAIGKPDADIHYLIGGTQTNMTVIDIALRSFEGVISADTGHVNVHETGAIEFTRHKVIALPSADGKITSAQVREQGVLKVQNPTPGHVVEPKMVYISQPTEFGTLYSKEELEAIRASCDEFGFYLFVDGARLSYALSSPFNDVDLKHIASICDAFYIGGTKCGALFGEAVVILNNELKPHFFSYQKQHGALLAKGWLLGLQFYTLFKDDLYTEVARAAVKMALNIKSAMLSKGIKLAVDSPTNQQFFIMTNEQIKALSEEYMLSEIETIDESHKCMRLCTAWYTKQQDVDSFIEAIKRL from the coding sequence ATGATTAGATTTGATAACGATTACAGTAGAAGTGCACATCCAAAGATAATTGAGGCTTTAAGCGAAGATATGTATAATTCATATACTGGCTACGGACTCGACTCATGGTGCGAAATAGCAAGTGATGAAATTCGAAAGGCAATAGGCAAACCAGATGCAGATATTCACTACCTTATAGGTGGCACACAGACTAACATGACTGTAATAGATATTGCACTTCGGAGCTTTGAAGGTGTCATATCAGCTGATACAGGTCATGTTAATGTCCATGAAACGGGCGCTATTGAGTTCACGCGCCATAAGGTCATCGCCCTACCATCAGCAGATGGTAAAATCACATCTGCACAGGTTAGAGAACAAGGTGTGCTAAAAGTACAGAACCCGACGCCAGGTCACGTAGTAGAACCTAAGATGGTGTACATCTCTCAGCCTACAGAATTCGGCACGCTATATAGTAAGGAGGAACTCGAGGCGATTCGTGCATCTTGTGATGAATTTGGGTTCTATTTGTTCGTAGATGGTGCACGACTTAGCTATGCACTTTCCTCTCCTTTTAATGACGTCGATCTAAAACATATCGCTAGTATCTGCGATGCATTTTACATAGGTGGCACAAAGTGTGGTGCGCTGTTTGGAGAAGCAGTTGTTATACTAAACAACGAGCTAAAGCCTCATTTCTTTAGTTATCAGAAACAGCACGGTGCACTCCTTGCAAAAGGATGGCTTCTTGGTCTTCAGTTCTATACACTTTTTAAGGATGATCTCTACACTGAAGTTGCAAGAGCAGCAGTAAAGATGGCGCTAAATATCAAGTCTGCTATGCTTTCAAAAGGCATCAAGCTTGCCGTAGATAGTCCGACTAACCAGCAGTTCTTTATTATGACTAATGAGCAGATTAAAGCGCTTAGCGAAGAATACATGCTATCTGAAATTGAGACTATAGATGAGTCTCATAAGTGCATGAGACTTTGCACCGCTTGGTATACAAAGCAGCAGGATGTTGATTCATTTATAGAGGCAATTAAGAGGCTTTAA
- the glyA gene encoding serine hydroxymethyltransferase gives MFDRNGYDDSRYNLENIAEIAKTSPTVAALVEKEYNRQKNNVELIASENYCSEAVLAACGSCLSWKYAEGYPAKPVTRHSGNRGRYYGGTRYVDELEEYCCDKWREVFNTDYHVNVQPHSGSQANFAAYNAVLEPGDTILSLNLDNGGHLTHGSSVNFSGKFFDVHFYNVDDNGFIDMSDLEKKAKELQPKLILTGASAYSRIIDFEKFAEIAQSVGALFMVDMAHIAGLVAGGVHPSPFGYADIITTTTHKTLRGPRGGMIFCKEELAKKIDSAVFPFAQGGPLEHIIAGKAVCAEEALRPEFRDYAAQVVKNCAAFADEMLKLGYTIVTGGTDNHVFLIDLSDKEFSGKDLQNACDEVGITLNKNCVPNEKRSPMQTSGVRVGTAPMTTRGFVEEDFIEVAHRIDEVVKRLDAEKAAEEK, from the coding sequence ATGTTTGACAGAAATGGCTACGATGACAGCAGATATAACTTAGAGAATATCGCTGAAATTGCAAAGACGTCTCCTACAGTTGCTGCTCTAGTTGAGAAGGAGTACAACAGACAGAAGAATAACGTGGAGCTAATCGCATCTGAGAACTACTGTTCAGAAGCAGTTCTTGCTGCTTGCGGAAGCTGTCTATCATGGAAGTATGCAGAAGGATATCCTGCAAAGCCAGTTACTAGACACTCCGGAAACAGGGGAAGATACTACGGTGGAACAAGATACGTTGATGAACTCGAGGAATACTGTTGCGATAAGTGGAGAGAGGTATTCAATACAGATTATCACGTAAATGTACAGCCGCACAGTGGATCACAGGCTAACTTTGCTGCTTATAATGCAGTTTTAGAACCGGGTGATACAATCCTTTCACTTAACCTAGACAACGGTGGGCACCTAACTCACGGATCGTCGGTTAACTTCAGCGGTAAGTTTTTCGATGTTCATTTCTACAACGTAGATGATAATGGATTCATCGATATGAGCGACCTTGAGAAAAAGGCTAAGGAACTTCAGCCTAAGCTAATTCTTACTGGTGCTAGTGCTTACTCAAGAATTATCGATTTTGAGAAGTTTGCTGAGATTGCACAGAGTGTTGGTGCTCTATTCATGGTAGACATGGCTCATATCGCTGGTCTCGTTGCTGGTGGAGTACATCCATCCCCATTCGGATATGCTGATATCATCACAACAACAACCCATAAGACGCTTAGAGGACCAAGAGGTGGAATGATTTTTTGCAAGGAAGAACTCGCTAAGAAAATAGATAGTGCAGTATTCCCATTTGCACAAGGTGGCCCACTCGAGCACATCATCGCTGGTAAAGCTGTTTGTGCTGAGGAAGCACTAAGACCTGAATTCAGGGATTATGCAGCACAGGTTGTTAAGAACTGTGCTGCATTTGCTGATGAGATGCTCAAGCTAGGTTACACGATTGTAACTGGAGGAACAGATAACCACGTATTCCTAATCGATCTTTCTGACAAGGAATTCTCCGGTAAGGATCTTCAGAATGCTTGCGATGAGGTTGGTATAACTCTCAATAAAAACTGCGTTCCTAACGAGAAGCGTTCTCCAATGCAGACTAGCGGTGTTAGAGTTGGTACAGCTCCAATGACAACAAGAGGCTTCGTTGAGGAAGACTTTATCGAGGTTGCACACAGAATTGATGAAGTTGTTAAGAGACTAGATGCTGAGAAGGCTGCAGAAGAAAAATAG
- a CDS encoding bifunctional folylpolyglutamate synthase/dihydrofolate synthase, with protein sequence MPNKASEAVIRRIWEMTSKRGPLGLSRMKRLLELLGNPEKDLKFVHVAGTNGKGSVCQFIASMLRAAGYSVGVFTSPHVMEYNERFDIDRNYISDDDFCRIATYVMSFAEQVNDEGFGYFSEFEILTSTALLYFLEQTPDIVILETGIGGKMDMTNVISNPLVSVITQIGFDHVDMLGDTLPMIAEAKAGIIKAGVPVISESSELEVKDAIADVAREKNSRFIDASLAKYRINDYSELMSFDFEFGDGTDRVKMDDVKIGLIGEHQVRNAITALLAVNSMRDRKLIEIDDLEMRKGLANARNLGRFEILKSDPYIVIDGSHNPQGLKAAMETLKELRKTIFKNKRIITVFGCFGDKEYQAMTEILRSGLAAVDANEVIVTEPVSPRALKAEVLKKTLEYENIAVTAISDEKTAFDRALSSGADVMLFLGSIYLIGDIRIFFNRKDGKINV encoded by the coding sequence TGGGAAATGACATCTAAGAGAGGACCCCTCGGACTTTCGCGGATGAAAAGGCTTCTCGAGTTATTAGGTAACCCTGAAAAAGACTTAAAATTTGTCCATGTTGCAGGCACGAATGGCAAAGGCTCTGTTTGCCAGTTCATAGCATCGATGCTGCGAGCAGCCGGTTATTCTGTTGGGGTTTTCACATCTCCCCACGTTATGGAGTACAATGAGCGATTCGATATAGACAGGAATTACATTAGTGATGATGATTTCTGCAGGATTGCTACATATGTGATGTCATTTGCGGAACAAGTTAACGATGAAGGATTTGGATACTTCTCTGAGTTCGAGATACTAACATCTACAGCTTTGCTGTATTTTCTAGAGCAAACACCTGATATAGTGATTCTAGAGACTGGGATAGGCGGTAAGATGGATATGACAAATGTCATTTCAAACCCTCTAGTATCAGTGATTACCCAGATAGGTTTCGACCATGTTGACATGCTTGGTGACACACTTCCTATGATTGCAGAGGCTAAGGCTGGAATCATAAAGGCGGGTGTTCCAGTTATATCTGAATCTTCTGAGCTCGAAGTCAAAGATGCTATAGCCGATGTTGCTAGGGAAAAGAATTCCAGATTTATCGACGCATCACTTGCCAAATATAGAATAAATGATTATTCTGAACTTATGAGTTTTGATTTTGAATTCGGAGATGGAACTGATCGAGTCAAAATGGATGATGTTAAGATAGGTCTCATCGGTGAACATCAAGTTAGGAACGCTATAACTGCACTGCTTGCTGTAAATAGTATGCGAGACCGCAAGCTAATCGAAATCGATGACTTAGAAATGCGGAAAGGTCTAGCGAATGCGAGAAATCTGGGGCGTTTTGAGATTCTCAAGAGCGATCCCTACATAGTGATAGATGGTTCGCACAATCCTCAAGGGCTCAAAGCTGCCATGGAGACGCTTAAGGAACTTAGGAAAACTATATTCAAGAATAAGAGAATAATTACGGTCTTCGGGTGCTTTGGAGATAAGGAGTATCAGGCTATGACTGAGATACTTCGTTCAGGTCTTGCTGCAGTAGATGCAAACGAGGTGATTGTAACCGAACCGGTTAGTCCGAGAGCACTTAAAGCAGAGGTGCTAAAGAAAACACTCGAATATGAAAATATCGCTGTAACAGCTATCAGCGATGAAAAAACAGCCTTTGATAGGGCACTGTCGTCTGGTGCAGACGTGATGCTCTTTTTAGGATCCATATATCTTATTGGAGATATAAGAATTTTTTTCAATCGAAAGGACGGGAAAATTAATGTTTGA